A genomic stretch from Pochonia chlamydosporia 170 chromosome 4, whole genome shotgun sequence includes:
- a CDS encoding transposase (similar to Talaromyces stipitatus ATCC 10500 XP_002486848.1) — MAEEDSDALSLQGDETITEPPPFDPDLYDPDEPTTPSNFDLRKPTAKKVNDAISWATNYYWERKRSPHDIWQCLIDDFADWNHSHFNRSRKANLRDFRDTLRAKGVYIRKEDRFPIVNAIMEAVSSPGFPTWPDNDPQRPPRSSTPPPSPSITKPVTAPTRERPKTAQPEVIIAPKTAVPTTTRTSGGVDTPPPVVNTPQSWGSLAGEGRSPSSSDGEVPPDLLRRLDSLTKGYQESDKFSGREYDFLLTKVNMFIDKCKRIDYPRDQLARAVPVMLTGPAYRYETEAIRDRYLREWESLNLAAIVNQHRDKRLSSCLEILTEKIQLLHQGLFRPGDTGFNSMRDKLKIAASKTPACKVPLMKPAKTFEDLAAELQQAIAVHEEITPQPAEVFYTDRAFKRGGGNASNYNQKGQFLNHQKKCYVCRQPGCWSTKHSDQERSQARNSWLQKKHPTPPTAKRYQAFLTAFEGEDNDEDTALLDEMYRQNSFNDANSDDDDNDEFLPVGSSNMFASTGTITQNFLATAAIPQPVEILAGLRDQAFKHALLAEDPYFIKEPKETAIFISEERYSDHIFRGILPDTGAAGTSNAGMPQVRALMRIMPSLKIKDAPATTIYFGAGSALSIGIIRVPTVFGNITFHVLPTATPFLFSITDMDRMYVRLDNLTNRLIQGDITVPVIRQWGHPWWLLEPAASAAFHLTETQLRQLHRRFGHPSVERLSRILTKVGEEYSSDVLKRLTDICHHCQMNGRAPSRFKFTLRDDHEFNHEIIVDIFFINGQPVLHVIDSATAFQAAKFLNNKEQKARDLWDAIMACWINTYLGPPEWIVHDAGKNFSSAEFKQYAKGLYIRVQEMPVEAHNSIGKAERYHGPLRRAYQIIDAELGDALTDDQKLQMAVKAINDTAGPDGLVPTLLVFGAYPRMTDDSPPSFSVVQRAEAIRKATSEARRALAKRQVQNALLTRNGPDTTPLHTLPLQSKVRVWREKNGWQGPFELIAVEGETCTVANEAGITSKFRSTIVQPYLEDKDTTPTDNKLPQQQAVNQDNAEVANESDGEVNQDEDIRDSIAVAIPTARRGPGRPRKDPETRRAPYQTFPRRGPGRPRKRLIEEQYFFNALEDPPERTKLLKSIKTIAFLTTKEQGDRDLAVLLRSKGLIITPGQPFEISGRTEIDNLIARGVFKFELYDPIKHAKLRIFDSRMVNEVKGKDTAAPYEKSRLVIRGYNDEGKAFILTQSPTIQRASQRLMIALAPSLFQRGIILWIRDITQAYVQSQTPLQRTIIAKIPEQLRGRYPEGTIMVVVKPLYGIPEAGTHWWATYSTHHREKLKMATSTYDPCLLISECDKFGIIGMQTDDTLGLSDKQFSNLEEEELQKAAFAAKPKEVLKVEKPLTFNGCRISLNADGSIMMTQKEQALKLQIPTTNQEYIEQRARGAYLASICQPEAAFDLSVAAQQKEPSSDDFKRLGRRIQWQIDNPGRGLKCIPFDLDKAKLFVFVDGSFANNEDLSSQLGYIIVIGTEEETNNGEMLVKGNIITYSSTKSKRVTRSALASELYSMVQGTDIGYAIASTLKLITKQLGIPDIPTILLTDSYSLYECLVKLGTTKEKRLMIDIMALRQSYERREVHEVRWINGGDNPADAMTKASPNHALRTLIDKNKIAIRVEGWVERKKDEK; from the exons atggcagaagaagatagtGATGCCTTATCCCTCCAAGGCGATGAAACTATCACCGAGCCGCCTCCCTTTGACCCTGATCTTTATGATCCTGACGAACCAACCACCCCCTCGAACTTCGACCTAAGGAAACCCACTGCGAAAAAGGTTAATGACGCTATTAGCTGGGCTACCAACTATTACTGGGAACGCAAACGGAGCCCTCATGATATATGGCAATGCCTtattgacgactttgccgactggaACCATAGCCATTTTAACCGCTCGAGAAAGGCCAACCTCCGTGACTTCCGCGATACCCTCCGTGCAAAGGGGGTCTATATCAGAAAGGAAGACCGGTTCCCAATTGTTAATGCCATTATGGAAGCCGTGTCTTCTCCGGGCTTCCCCACATGGCCGGACAACGATCCACAGCGCCCTCCACGATCCTCCACACCCCCACCGAGTCCATCAATAACGAAGCCTGTCACGGCACCGACCCGAGAACGACCTAAAACAGCCCAACCAGAGGTCATTATAGCCCCTAAGACAGCAGTACCTACCACAACTCGCACGTCTGGAGGCGTCGATACACCTCCCCCGGTGGTCAATACACCACAGTCATGGGGGTCCCTGGCTGGGGAAGGGCgatcaccttcttcctcagacGGTGAAGTGCCCCCTGACCTACTCAGACGCCtagacagcctcaccaaagGCTATCAGGAAAGTGACAAATTCTCAGGCCGAGAATATGACTTCCTCttgaccaaagtcaacatgtttATTGATAAATGCAAACGGATTGACTATCCGCGAGACCAGCTCGCTCGGGCCGTCCCAGTCATGCTCACAGGACCAGCATACCG GTACGAAACAGAGGCAATTCGAGACCGATACCTCCGCGAGTGGGAAAGCCTTAATCTCGCCGCGattgtcaaccaacatcgTGACAAACGTCTCTCATCCTGCCTTGAGATCCTCACGGAGAAGATACAACTGCTTCACCAGGGCCTCTTCCGACCTGGTGATACGGGCTTCAATAGCATGAGGGAtaagctcaagattgccgctTCTAAGACCCCGGCTTGCAAGGTGCCGTTAATGAAGCCGGCAAAGACCTTTGAAGAccttgccgccgagctccagcaagctaTCGCTGTCCACGAGGAAATAAcgccccagccagcagaagtCTTTTATACTGATCGCGCTTTCAAACGCGGTGGAGGAAACGCCTCAAATTATAACCAAAAAGGGCAGTTCCTGAACCACCAGAAGAAGTGCTACGTTTGCCGccaacctggctgctggtcgacCAAGCATAGCGACCAAGAACGCTCCCAAGCTCGAAATTCCTGGCTCCAAAAGAAGCacccaacgcctccaacggCCAAGAGGTATCAAGCGTTCCTAACTGCCTTTGAGGGTGAAGATAACGATGAGGATACCGCCCTCCTTGACGAAATGTATAGACAGAATTCCTTTAATGATGCCaacagtgacgatgatgacaatgacgaatTCCTCCCTGTCGGCAGCAGTAACATGTTTGCTAGTACGGGTACTATTACCCAGAATTTCTTAGCCACGGCAGCaattccacagccagtgGAAATCCTCGCTGGTTTGAGAGACCAAGCGTTCAAGCATGCCCTATTGGCTGAAGATCCCTATTTTataaaagaaccaaaagagaCTGCTATTTTCATCTCTGAGGAAAGATATTCTGACCATATCTTTAGAGGCATCCTGCCTGATACCGGCGCCGCCGGTACATCCAACGCAGGCATGCCACAGGTTAGAGCCTTAATGAGGATAATGCCGTCACTAAAGATTAAAgacgcaccagcaacaacgatCTATTTTGGTGCAGGATCAGCCTTATCAATCGGCATCATTAGAGTACCAACAGTATTCGGAAATATCACCTTCCATGTACTGCCGACCGCCACTCCTTTcctgttctccatcacagATATGGATAGGATGTATGTACGATTGGATAATCTCACCAATCGCCTTATCCAAGGAGACATCACTGTGCCTGTTATCAGGCAATGGGGCCATCCCTGGTGGCTCCtcgagccagcagcttccgcagCCTTCCACCTCACAGAAACGCAGCTTCGGCAACTACATCGCCGCTTTGGACACCCGTCTGTTGAGAGACTATCAAGAATCTTAACAAAAGTCGGGGAAGAATATAGTAGTGACGTTCTTAAGCGACTGACTGATAtctgccaccattgtcaaatgaaCGGAAGAGCCCCAAGCCGCTTTAAGTTCACCCTTCGAGATGATCATGAGTTTAACCATGAGATTATTGTGgacatcttctttattaatggCCAACCAGTCCTCCATGTTATTGACTCTGCAACTGCCTTCCAAGCTGCTAagtttcttaataataaagaacaaaaggcaagGGATCTTTGGGATGCCATTATGGCCTGTTGGATTAACACGTACCTTGGGCCTCCCGAATGGATAGTTCATGACGCTGGAAAGAACTTTAGCTCGGCAGAATTCAAACAGTATGCCAAAGGCCTGTATATCCGTGTTCAGGAAATGCCAGTCGAGGCACACAATAGTATTGGCAAGGCAgaaagatatcatggcccTCTCCGCCGTGCATATCAGATAATTGACGCAGAACTTGGCGACGCTCTGACCGAcgatcagaagcttcaaatggcTGTAAAAGCTATAAATGATACAGCTGGCCCAGACGGACTCGTCCCAACACTTCTAGTCTTTGGCGCCTATCCCAGGATGACGGATGATTCGCCCCCTAGCTTTAGCGTCGTGCAGAGAGCTGAAGCTATCCGTAAGGCAACTAGTGAAGCCAGACGAGCCCTCGCTAAGCGGCAGGTCCAAAATGCCCTCTTAACGAGGAACGGCCCAGACACAACCCCATTACATACCCTTCCATTGCAATCCAAGGTTCGCgtttggagagaaaagaaCGGGTGGCAGGGCCCCTTTGAACTTATTGCCGTTGAAGGCGAGACCTGCACCGTTGCTAATGAGGCTGGAATAACCTCGAAGTTCCGTTCCACGATTGTACAACCCTATCTAGAGGATAAGGATACAACCCCAACGGATAACAAGCTACCCCAACAGCAGGCTGTTAACCAAGATAATGCTGAGGTTGCTAACGAGAGTGACGGGGAGGTTAACCAGGACGAAGATATCAGAGAtagcattgctgttgctatcccaacagcaagacgaggccCGGGAAGACCGCGTAAAGACCCAGAGACCAGAAGAGCTCCTTATCAAacatttccaagaagaggCCCAGGAAGGCCACGTAAACGCCTTATCGAAGAACAGTACTTCTTTAACGCCCTTGAGGACCCGCCCGAACGTACCAAGCTCCTTaagagcatcaaaacaatAGCATTCCTGACCACGAAGGAGCAAGGAGACCGCGACcttgctgtccttctccgcaGTAAAGGACTCATAATCACCCCTGGCCAGCCGTTTGAAATCTCAGGCCGCACTGAGATTGATAACTTGATAGCCAGAGGTGTCTTTAAATTTGAGCTTTATGACCCTATAAAGCATGCTAAACTTCGCATCTTTGACTCACGAATGGTTAAtgaggtcaaaggcaaggataCAGCTGCCCCATATGAGAAATCTCGCCTCGTCATTCGGGGATATAATGACGAGGGTaaagccttcattttgacgcaatcaccaacaatacaacgagccagccaacGGCTTATGATTGCACTCGcgccctctctcttccaacgagGAATTATCCTCTGGATAAGGGATATTACCCAAGCCTATgtgcaatctcaaacacctctccaaagGACGATTATCGCAAAGATTCCTGAGCAACTCCGCGGTAGATACCCAgaaggcaccatcatggtAGTAGTTAAACCGTTATACGGAATACCAGAAGCCGGCACCCACTGGTGGGCGACTTATTCCACCCACCATcgagaaaagctaaagatggCGACCTCGACTTACGACCCATGCCTGCTGATCTCAGAATgcgacaagtttggtatcattgggATGCAAACCGATGACACACTTGGACTTAGTGACAAACAGTTCTCTaatcttgaagaggaagagctccagaaggcagcttttgcagcaaagccaaaggaagtcctcaaggtggaaaagccactcactttcaatggctgccgaatctCTCTTAACGCcgatggaagcatcatgatgacccagaaagaacaggctttaaagcttcagattccaacaaccaatcagGAATATATTGAGCAACGAGCCCGCGGCGCATATCTCGCCAGtatctgccaaccagaggcagcctttgacctttcagttgctgcccaacaaaagGAACCATCTAGCGATGACTTTAAACGTCTAGGACGCCGCATCCAGTGGCAGATTGATAACCCAGGTAGAGGCCTAAAATGTATACCATTTGACCTCGATAAAGCAAagctttttgtgtttgttgatggctcttttgccaacaacgaagaTCTGAGTTCCCAGCTGGGATACATTATCGTCATcggtacagaagaagagaccaacaatggcgaaatgCTCGttaaaggcaacatcatcacgtactcttcaaccaagtcaaagagagtTACGCGAAGTGCCCTAGCCTCTGAGCTTTATAGCATGGTTCAAGGCACAGACATTGGATACGCGATAGCCTCGACTTTaaagctcatcacaaaacaactggGAATTCCAGACATCCCCACGATCCTTCTCACGGACTCGTATTCCCTATATGAGTGCCTTGTTAAGCTCGGCAcaaccaaagagaagaggctcatgatagatatcatggctctccGACAGTCATACGAGCGCCGCGAAGTCCATGAAgtcagatggatcaacggAGGAGATAACCCGGCAGACGCGATGacgaaagcatcgccaaatcaCGCGTTGAGAACCCTTATCGACAAGAATAAGATCGCGATACGAGTGGAAGGCTGggtagagaggaagaaggacgaaaagtgA
- a CDS encoding restless-like transposase (similar to Metarhizium robertsii ARSEF 23 XP_007816583.1), with protein sequence MPVQSEQQKLLEDRLFRDFKGWTWSERARDTSSWLWDFGCDIQRHGTRKWACKHCILINRPSIASFASSSLQNAANHLWREHKIPAPAREKRSTAQLKSEGAPESKQPTIASALKLNVDKPREQTIANCIISRFDKQHFQRMLVELIVSSNQSFSFVENPVLREIFDYLSPSVSIQCANLSGSAIRYKIIQEYNRHKQRVIEVLRSSTGLLHISFDGWTSRNKLALYGIACFFRDEKDRPCKIIIGVPEAHRHFGSTIGGEVLDVLHALGVSREKIGYFTLDNAENNDTAMEVIGAELGFNGRLRRGRCMGHTINLSAKALLFGRNTDAFEQQLSGAEALSDAEYARWRRKGPVGKLHNIVVDVRVTHRLIYLFKEVQREEIDRATTLKLRSKKPLKLIIDNDTRWLSQLYMIRRALRLKTSIKLLLVRYKAQWEDENRSRKTGQVTQAKLAKKPRILRDENQLTDRDWEVLYHLEAILTVFETVVKTLEGDGHIRKRRQGWTGSYGNVWDVVLGYELLLNTLEEYKELAAGFPDAEYLRIGINLAWDKLDEYYQRLDETPIYYTAMALHPAYRWDWFDETWSHKPSWVKRAKEMVADVWLSDYAHLEVGTTSSRSDEEPPAKRSRFFNPFEKNSRLPSSTPAYVTTIMGDEYQAWQTDREVGDSNVRDPIRYWITKKGRYPRLSRMALDFLTIQPMSAECERLFSAAGKMVSALRTDLDAEIIGICQVLRSWYRAGLIKDLDPLLHSHVETQLDGVYATLSDNELALAESKWLLDGEDSVSEGGDLVLQQTGEELITKYESEAE encoded by the exons atgccagtccagtcagagcaacagaagctgctggaggacCGTCTGTTTCGCGATTTTAAAGGCTGGACTTGGTCCGAACGCGCTCGTGACACTAGCTCGTGGCTTTGGGACTTTGGCTGCGATATTCAACGGCATGGGACCCGGAAATGGGCTTGCAAGCACTGCATCCTCATAAATCGGCCCAGTATCGCCAGTTTTGCGTCGTCAAGCCTTCAGAACGCGGCAAATCACCTGTGGCGTGAGCACAAaataccagcaccagcacgcGAGAAAAGGAGCACGGCACAGCTGAAATCAGAAGGCGCACCGGAATCGAAGCAGCCGACTATTGCCTCTGCTTTGAAACTGAACGTTGACAAGCCTAGGGAACAGACTATCGCGAATTGCATCATCTCACGGTTTGATAAACAGCACTTCCAGCGAATGCTAGTGGAATTAATCGTGAGTAGCAatcaatccttctccttcgtGGAGAACCCCGTCCTCCGAGAAATCTTCGACTATTTGAGTCCATCCGTTTCGATCCAATGCGCCAACCTGAGCGGCAGTGCTATTCGATATAAGATTATTCAAGAATATAACCGCCACAAGCAGAGGGTTATAGAAGTGCTGAGGAGCTCCACTGGACTGCTCCATatatcatttgatggctggacgtCTCGAAATAAGCTTGCCCTGTATGGGATTGCCTGCTTTTTtagagatgagaaggaccgGCCCTGCAAAATCATAATTGGGGTTCCAGAGGCTCATCGCCACTTCGGCTCAACGATCGGCGGGGAGGTTCTCGATGTCCTGCATGCTCTTGGTGTGAGTCGAGAGAAGATTGGCTATTTCACCCTTGACAACGCTGAAAATAACGATACGGCGATGGAGGTTATCGGGGCTGAGCTTGGGTTCAACGGCCGGCTGCGCCGTGGACGTTGCATGGgccacaccatcaacttgtcagccaaggcaCTGTTATTTGGGAGAAATACGGACGCGTTCGAGCAGCAATTATCAGGCGCAGAAGCGTTATCTGATGCTGAATACGCTCGATGGCGCCGAAAAGGGCCTGTTGGGAAGTTACATAATATCGTTGTGGATGTGCGCGTTACCCATCGGCTGATATACTTATTCAAAGAGGTTCAGAGG GAAGAAATTGATCGCGCCACCACCCTGAAACTTCGGTCGAAGAAACCGCTCAAGCTAATCATCGATAACGACACGCGCTGGCTGTCACAGCTCTACATGATCCGCAGGGCTCTGCGGTTAAAAACGTCCATCAAACTACTGCTGGTCAGGTACAAGGCacagtgggaagacgaaaatcGGTCTAGGAAGACTGGGCAGGTgacgcaagccaagttggccaaaaAGCCACGCATCCTccgagacgagaaccaactgACAGACAGAGACTGGGAGGTCCTCTACCATTTGGAGGCTATTCTGACCGTCTTCGAAACCgtggtgaagacgctggAGGGCGATGGGCACATCCGTAAGCGCAGACAGGGCTGGACCGGTTCCTACGGCAATGTCTGGGACGTGGTGCTGGGGtacgagctgcttcttaaCACACTGGAAGAGTAtaaagagcttgctgctggttttcCTGATGCAGAGTACTTGCGCATCGGAATCAACCTTGCTTGGGATAAGCTGGATGAGTATTACCAACGGCTGGATGAGACGCCGATATACTATACAGCCATGGCGCTCCATCCAGCCTATCGCTGGGactggtttgatgagacgtGGTCACATAAGCCTAGTTGGGTAAAAAGGGCAAAAGAGATGGTTGCCGATGTCTGGTTATCCGATTACGCCCACCTTGAAGTTGGAactaccagcagcaggagtgacgaggagccaCCAGCTAAACGGTCTCGGTTTTTCAACCCGTTCGAGAAGAACAGTcgtctgccaagctcaacaccagcctaCGTAACAACTATAATGGGCGACGAGTACCAGGCGTGGCAGACGGATCGTGAGGTAGGTGACAGCAATGTTCGCGATCCAATCCGTTACTGGATCACGAAAAAAGGCAGATATCCCAGGTTATCCAGGATGGCCTTGGACTTCCTGAcgattcagccaatgtcagccGAATGTGAAAGGTtattttcagcagctggcaagATGGTCTCGGCATTGCGTACAGACCTCGATGCTGAGATTATTGGAATCTGTCAGGTTTTACGTTCTTGGTATCGTGCAGGCCTCATCAAGGACCTAGATCCATTGCTTCACTCGCATGTTGAGACTcaactggatggagtctACGCGACTCTGAGCGACAATGAACTGGCACTTGCCGAGTCAAAGTGGCTattggacggcgaggacagcGTCAGCGAGGGGGGTGATTTAGTACTGCAGCAGACGGGGGAAGAGTTAATAACGAAATATGAAAGTGAGGCCGAATAG